A section of the Ornithinimicrobium sufpigmenti genome encodes:
- a CDS encoding (2Fe-2S)-binding protein → MTKITVKVDGTSYTDEVEPRTLLVHYLREHLGKTGTVVGCDTSNCGACTVHLDGRSVKSCNVLAVQADGREVITIEGLAGPGGQLTPLQEAFRDCHALQCGYCTPGMIMQATDLLAENPQPTEDEVRHGMEGNLCRCTGYHNIVKAILQASGASSSVGTSGGEQS, encoded by the coding sequence ATGACGAAGATCACCGTGAAGGTCGACGGCACGAGCTATACCGACGAGGTCGAACCCCGCACCCTGCTCGTCCACTATCTGCGCGAACACCTGGGCAAGACGGGGACGGTGGTCGGCTGCGACACGAGCAACTGCGGCGCCTGCACCGTCCACCTCGACGGCCGCAGCGTGAAGTCCTGCAACGTGCTGGCGGTGCAGGCCGACGGGCGAGAGGTGATCACGATCGAGGGCCTGGCCGGCCCCGGTGGACAGCTCACTCCGCTGCAGGAGGCCTTCCGCGACTGTCACGCCCTGCAGTGCGGCTACTGCACGCCGGGGATGATCATGCAGGCCACCGACCTGCTGGCCGAGAACCCCCAGCCCACCGAGGACGAGGTCCGGCACGGCATGGAGGGCAACCTGTGCCGGTGCACCGGCTACCACAACATCGTCAAGGCGATCCTGCAGGCTTCGGGCGCCTCGAGCAGCGTTGGCACCTCTGGGGGTGAGCAGTCGTGA
- a CDS encoding xanthine dehydrogenase family protein molybdopterin-binding subunit: MSSPEASREVGRDRRRKEDQRLITGRTRWTDNLQMTGMLHLAMVRSPYAHARITGIDTTAARESEGVVAVLTGEDLKDQQGSLPCAWPITEDQKAPPHPAVAVDRVAFSGEVVAVVAARTAAAARDASELVEVDYEELPAALELKAAAADETLAHPDLGTNKSATWVFDSAEAGTGEDVDAAIEQARQDGVVIEREFRQQRLIPSFMEPRSVVVDPTGEQFVMWSSTQVPHILRLMLALTLGVPEHKIRVIAPDVGGGFGGKLQVTPEEVLTFLVARHTGRPAKWTETRSESLLAAHHGRDQWQRLTLAATKDGTVTALKVDLLADMGAYLGLVTPGVPILGAFMFNAIYKFPAYRFTCTNVFTNKTWTDAYRGAGRPEATFAIERIMDELAVELGRDPMEVREQNWITHEEFPFTTVCGLEYDSGNYEAATARAMELFGYEELRAEQARRRENGDRVQLGLGISTFTEMCGLAPSRVLGSLNYGAGGWETASIRMLPSGKVEVITGSSAHGQGHETAWSQIVADQLGVPFDDVEVLHGDTQISHKGLDTYGSRSLVVGGQAVINAAQKVIEKAKPLAAHVLEANVDDLEFSQGTFTVRGAGEDQEGIGLAQLALNVFAAHDLPDGMEPTLDADATFDPVNFSFPHGTHLCAMEVDTETGATSMRSYVCVDDIGNVVNPLIVEGQVHGGLVQGIAQALWEEAVYDDQGTLVSGSFVDYTLPTSADTINFVTDRTVSPATSNDLGAKGVGEAGCIASTPAVVNAVLDAVRHLGVDDITMPCTPERVWRAIHEGGSQGGGRTPTEDSAEPHFAPGAPNQDPPGGEDRPAGAHSTSTDGSPS, translated from the coding sequence ATGAGCAGCCCCGAGGCCTCCCGCGAGGTCGGCCGTGATCGCCGTCGGAAGGAGGACCAGCGCCTGATCACCGGCCGCACCCGGTGGACCGACAACCTGCAGATGACCGGGATGCTGCACCTGGCGATGGTCCGCAGCCCCTACGCCCACGCCCGGATCACCGGCATCGACACCACCGCCGCCCGCGAGTCCGAGGGCGTGGTCGCGGTCCTCACCGGCGAGGACCTCAAGGACCAGCAGGGCTCGCTGCCCTGCGCCTGGCCGATCACCGAGGACCAGAAGGCACCGCCCCACCCGGCGGTCGCCGTGGACCGGGTCGCCTTCTCCGGCGAGGTCGTCGCGGTCGTCGCCGCCCGCACCGCCGCCGCCGCGCGGGACGCCTCCGAGCTGGTCGAGGTCGACTACGAGGAGCTGCCCGCGGCCCTGGAGCTCAAGGCGGCCGCGGCCGACGAGACCCTCGCCCACCCCGACCTCGGCACCAACAAGAGCGCCACCTGGGTCTTCGACTCGGCCGAGGCCGGCACCGGCGAGGACGTCGACGCCGCCATCGAGCAGGCCCGGCAGGACGGTGTCGTCATCGAGCGGGAGTTCCGCCAGCAGCGGCTCATCCCCTCCTTCATGGAGCCCCGTTCCGTGGTGGTCGACCCCACCGGCGAGCAGTTCGTCATGTGGTCCTCAACCCAGGTCCCGCACATCCTGCGGCTCATGCTGGCGCTGACCCTGGGCGTGCCCGAGCACAAGATCCGGGTCATCGCCCCGGACGTCGGCGGTGGCTTCGGCGGCAAGCTGCAGGTCACCCCCGAGGAGGTGCTCACCTTCCTGGTAGCACGGCATACCGGCAGGCCGGCCAAGTGGACCGAGACCCGCAGCGAGTCGCTGCTCGCCGCCCACCACGGGCGCGACCAGTGGCAGAGGCTGACCCTGGCCGCGACCAAGGACGGCACGGTCACGGCGCTCAAGGTGGACCTGCTCGCCGACATGGGCGCCTACCTGGGTCTCGTCACCCCCGGTGTGCCCATCCTCGGGGCGTTCATGTTCAACGCCATCTACAAGTTCCCCGCCTACCGCTTCACCTGCACCAACGTCTTCACCAACAAGACCTGGACCGACGCCTACCGCGGCGCCGGCCGGCCCGAGGCCACCTTCGCGATCGAGCGGATCATGGACGAGCTGGCCGTCGAGCTGGGCCGGGACCCGATGGAGGTGCGCGAGCAGAACTGGATCACCCACGAGGAGTTCCCGTTCACCACGGTCTGCGGGCTGGAGTACGACTCGGGCAACTACGAGGCCGCCACCGCGCGCGCCATGGAGCTGTTCGGGTATGAGGAGCTGCGGGCCGAGCAGGCCCGTCGCCGGGAGAACGGCGACCGGGTGCAGCTGGGCCTGGGGATCTCCACCTTCACGGAGATGTGCGGCCTCGCGCCCTCCCGGGTGCTGGGCTCGCTCAACTACGGCGCCGGCGGCTGGGAGACCGCCTCGATCCGGATGCTGCCCAGCGGCAAGGTCGAGGTCATCACCGGCTCCTCCGCCCACGGCCAGGGGCACGAGACGGCCTGGAGCCAGATCGTCGCCGACCAGCTCGGCGTGCCCTTCGACGACGTCGAGGTGCTGCACGGCGACACCCAGATCAGCCACAAGGGACTGGACACCTACGGCTCGCGCTCGCTCGTCGTCGGTGGCCAGGCGGTGATCAACGCCGCCCAGAAGGTGATCGAGAAGGCCAAGCCGCTCGCGGCGCACGTGCTCGAGGCCAACGTCGACGACCTGGAGTTCAGCCAGGGCACGTTCACCGTCCGGGGCGCCGGGGAGGACCAGGAGGGCATCGGGCTGGCCCAGCTGGCGCTCAACGTCTTCGCCGCGCACGACCTGCCCGACGGGATGGAGCCGACCCTGGACGCCGACGCCACCTTCGACCCGGTGAACTTCTCCTTCCCGCACGGCACCCACCTGTGCGCGATGGAGGTCGACACCGAGACCGGGGCCACCTCGATGCGCTCCTACGTCTGCGTCGACGACATCGGCAACGTCGTCAACCCGCTCATCGTCGAGGGCCAGGTCCACGGCGGCCTGGTCCAGGGCATCGCCCAGGCGCTGTGGGAGGAGGCGGTCTACGACGACCAGGGCACGCTCGTCTCGGGCTCGTTCGTGGACTACACCCTGCCGACCAGCGCCGACACGATCAACTTCGTCACCGACCGGACGGTCTCGCCGGCCACGTCCAACGACCTGGGTGCCAAGGGCGTCGGCGAGGCCGGGTGCATCGCCTCCACCCCGGCCGTCGTCAACGCCGTGCTGGACGCCGTGCGGCACCTGGGTGTGGACGACATCACCATGCCGTGCACCCCGGAGCGGGTCTGGCGGGCCATCCACGAAGGCGGCAGCCAGGGCGGCGGTCGCACCCCGACCGAGGACTCGGCCGAGCCGCACTTCGCTCCCGGCGCCCCCAACCAGGACCCGCCGGGCGGCGAGGACCGCCCTGCTGGTGCCCACTCCACCTCGACCGACGGGAGCCCGTCATGA
- a CDS encoding XdhC family protein → MRDVLEKLLTWWRSGEQVAMGTVVGTWKSAPRQPGASMLVGSDGEAVGSVSGGCVEGAVYELGQEVIASGSPVLQRYGVSDDEAMGVGLTCGGILDVFVERVSPQDFPELGEVAEDIDAGRPVAVATVVAHPDAAYLGRHLVIRPEGQPTSGTLGTERIDHSVLDDARGMLAQGRTATLEYGPQGERRGEGLRVFVASYAPRPRMLVFGAIDFAAAVARIGSFLGYHVTVCDARPVFATHSRFPDVDEVVVSWPHRFVEEQVALDALDERTVACVLTHDPKFDVPLLTTLLGPDGPPLAYVGAMGSRRTHENRLARLREEGLTDEELSRLRSPIGLDLGARTPEETAVSVAAEIIALRWGGGGDPLRDIDGPIHRHED, encoded by the coding sequence ATGCGTGACGTACTTGAGAAGCTGCTGACCTGGTGGCGATCCGGGGAGCAGGTGGCCATGGGCACCGTGGTCGGGACGTGGAAGTCCGCGCCGCGGCAGCCCGGGGCGTCCATGCTCGTCGGCTCCGACGGCGAGGCCGTCGGGTCGGTCTCCGGGGGCTGCGTCGAGGGCGCGGTCTACGAGCTGGGCCAGGAGGTCATCGCCTCCGGTTCTCCTGTGCTGCAACGGTATGGCGTGTCCGACGACGAGGCCATGGGGGTGGGTCTGACCTGCGGGGGCATCCTGGACGTCTTCGTCGAGCGCGTCTCGCCGCAGGACTTCCCCGAGCTGGGCGAGGTGGCCGAGGACATCGACGCGGGCCGTCCCGTCGCGGTGGCGACCGTCGTGGCCCACCCGGACGCCGCATACCTGGGCAGGCACCTGGTGATCCGCCCGGAGGGCCAGCCGACCAGCGGCACGCTGGGCACCGAACGGATCGACCACTCGGTGCTGGACGACGCCCGCGGGATGCTCGCCCAGGGCCGCACCGCGACCCTGGAGTACGGACCCCAGGGCGAGCGCCGCGGCGAGGGTCTACGCGTGTTCGTCGCCTCCTACGCGCCCCGCCCGCGGATGCTGGTCTTCGGCGCCATCGACTTCGCCGCCGCCGTCGCCAGGATCGGCTCCTTCCTCGGCTACCACGTCACGGTCTGCGACGCCCGTCCCGTCTTCGCCACCCACAGCCGGTTCCCGGACGTGGACGAGGTGGTCGTGTCCTGGCCGCACCGGTTCGTCGAGGAGCAGGTTGCCCTGGACGCCCTGGACGAGCGCACGGTGGCGTGCGTGCTCACCCACGACCCCAAGTTCGACGTGCCGCTGCTGACCACCCTGCTCGGTCCGGACGGGCCCCCGCTGGCCTACGTCGGCGCCATGGGCTCACGGCGCACCCACGAGAACCGGCTGGCACGACTCCGCGAGGAGGGGCTCACCGACGAGGAGCTGTCGCGGCTGCGCAGCCCCATCGGGCTCGACCTGGGTGCCCGGACCCCCGAGGAGACCGCCGTCTCGGTCGCGGCGGAGATCATCGCCCTGCGCTGGGGCGGTGGCGGGGACCCGCTGCGCGACATCGACGGGCCGATCCACCGGCACGAGGACTGA
- a CDS encoding slipin family protein codes for MPNTVIVAIVVAAVLLALLIASMKVVREYERLVVFRLGRLRGALGPGLVFMLPFLDRSVRVDLRVVTLTIPPQEVITRDNVTARVNAVVMFKVADPVRSIMAVENHAVATSQFAQTTLRSVVGRADLDTLLAHRADLNEDLYQSIAHQAVPWGVDVDVVEIKDVEIPEMMQRAMARQAEAERERRAKVISAHGELEASEELRDAAKTLSEAPAALQLRYLQTLLELGADQNSTVVFPLPMDIVGPLMGALNRFSSGADPAPETPPTRTPPNGHSIAVVDDRAEGRAR; via the coding sequence ATGCCTAACACCGTGATCGTCGCCATCGTGGTGGCCGCCGTCCTGCTCGCGCTGCTCATCGCCTCGATGAAGGTGGTGCGCGAGTACGAGCGGCTGGTGGTCTTCCGGCTCGGCCGGCTACGGGGAGCGCTCGGGCCCGGCCTGGTCTTCATGCTGCCCTTCCTGGACCGCTCGGTCCGGGTGGATCTACGGGTGGTGACGCTGACGATCCCGCCGCAGGAGGTCATCACGCGTGACAACGTGACGGCCCGGGTGAACGCGGTGGTGATGTTCAAGGTCGCCGACCCCGTGCGCTCGATCATGGCCGTCGAGAACCACGCGGTGGCCACGTCCCAGTTCGCCCAGACGACCCTGCGCTCAGTGGTCGGTCGTGCCGATCTGGACACCCTCCTGGCCCACCGGGCGGACCTGAACGAGGACCTCTACCAGTCGATCGCCCATCAGGCCGTGCCATGGGGCGTGGACGTCGACGTGGTGGAGATCAAGGACGTGGAGATCCCCGAGATGATGCAGCGTGCGATGGCGCGCCAGGCCGAGGCGGAGCGCGAGCGCAGGGCCAAGGTGATCAGCGCCCACGGCGAGCTCGAGGCATCCGAGGAGCTGCGGGACGCGGCCAAGACCCTCAGCGAGGCCCCGGCCGCGTTGCAGCTGCGCTATCTGCAGACGCTGCTGGAGCTGGGCGCCGACCAGAACTCCACGGTGGTCTTCCCCCTGCCGATGGACATCGTCGGGCCGCTGATGGGTGCTCTGAACCGGTTCTCCTCCGGCGCCGACCCGGCACCTGAGACACCCCCCACCCGTACCCCGCCCAACGGGCACAGCATCGCCGTGGTCGACGACCGCGCGGAAGGGCGAGCACGATGA
- a CDS encoding FAD binding domain-containing protein, translating into MIPAQFDYVAPASVQEALTLLSENPDGAKLMAGGQSLLPVLRMRLNAPELVIDISNIEELKGITDEGDAIRIGAAATYQDVLESGLVREHLRLLHQAVETIADPQIRHRGTICGALAHADPAGDVGAPVLALDATMMVQSRGVVGPQPVPASEFFVDLFETAVGENELLTEVRIPKHTGWGSHYEKFVRVSHQWAILGIAATVRTEGSTIAEAKVGLTNMGSTPLRARSVEQALVGQPATEEAIAGICARVGEGTDPPSDLNGQADYRRHVAGVLTRRAVLAAAAG; encoded by the coding sequence ATGATCCCCGCCCAGTTCGACTACGTCGCACCCGCCTCCGTCCAGGAGGCGCTGACCCTGCTCTCCGAGAACCCGGACGGCGCCAAGCTGATGGCCGGGGGGCAGTCGCTGCTCCCCGTCCTGCGGATGCGGCTCAACGCCCCCGAGCTGGTCATCGACATCTCGAACATCGAGGAGCTCAAGGGCATCACGGACGAGGGCGACGCCATCCGGATCGGCGCCGCCGCGACCTACCAGGACGTGCTGGAGTCCGGGCTGGTCCGGGAGCACCTGCGGCTGCTGCACCAGGCGGTGGAGACGATCGCCGACCCGCAGATCCGCCACCGCGGCACGATCTGCGGTGCCCTGGCGCACGCGGACCCGGCAGGAGACGTGGGCGCGCCCGTGCTCGCCCTGGACGCCACGATGATGGTCCAGAGCCGCGGGGTGGTCGGCCCCCAACCGGTGCCGGCCTCGGAGTTCTTCGTCGACCTCTTCGAGACGGCCGTCGGTGAGAACGAGCTGCTCACCGAGGTCCGCATCCCCAAGCACACCGGCTGGGGCAGCCACTACGAGAAGTTCGTCCGGGTCTCCCACCAATGGGCGATCCTCGGCATCGCCGCGACCGTCCGGACCGAGGGCAGCACCATCGCCGAGGCCAAGGTGGGCCTGACCAACATGGGCTCGACCCCGCTGCGGGCGCGCTCGGTGGAGCAGGCGCTGGTCGGGCAGCCGGCCACGGAGGAGGCGATCGCGGGGATCTGCGCCCGGGTCGGGGAGGGCACCGACCCGCCCTCCGACCTCAACGGACAGGCCGACTACCGCCGTCACGTCGCCGGGGTCCTGACCCGCCGGGCCGTGCTCGCGGCAGCGGCAGGCTGA
- a CDS encoding vWA domain-containing protein → MNAADPATTHPAAADATTDAATDPATTTSSWDAAQTLGGFARACRAAGLPVTADRERGFLRACAEVGLRSRESVYWAGRATLTASPADLAPYNRVFTGWFGGQPMHAVTPQETPRTSTVQASLDDPGEGGGPDGPDDQDLVKAAASAQEVLRHRDVAGLSPQDRAALRRQFALLRPRPPIRRGRRHTPSHRGGVDGHATVRALLRQMGEPSRIRRRRRVDRPRRVVLLVDVSGSMSAYADALLRLAHTMVQAAPRSTEVFTVGTRLTHVTRALRERDPDRALLAAGEVVPDWSGGTRLGESLAVFLRRWGRRGMARGAVVVVFSDGWERAAPELLGEQLRALRSLAHRVVWVNPHRGKEGYAPVQAGIVAVLPHVDDFIAGHSLAAFEEVLSVVGGAAGVRT, encoded by the coding sequence ATGAACGCCGCCGATCCCGCCACCACGCACCCGGCTGCGGCGGACGCCACGACGGACGCAGCGACGGACCCAGCGACGACGACGTCGTCCTGGGACGCCGCGCAGACGCTGGGCGGATTCGCCCGTGCCTGCCGGGCCGCTGGGCTGCCGGTCACGGCCGACCGGGAGCGTGGCTTCCTCCGCGCCTGCGCCGAGGTGGGGCTGCGGTCGCGGGAATCCGTCTACTGGGCCGGACGGGCCACGCTCACCGCCTCCCCGGCGGACTTGGCGCCCTACAACAGGGTCTTCACCGGGTGGTTCGGCGGACAGCCGATGCATGCGGTCACGCCGCAGGAGACCCCCCGGACCAGCACGGTCCAGGCCAGCCTCGACGACCCCGGCGAAGGCGGCGGACCGGACGGGCCCGACGACCAGGACCTGGTGAAGGCGGCCGCCTCCGCGCAGGAGGTGCTGCGCCACCGCGACGTGGCCGGCCTCTCGCCCCAGGACCGGGCCGCCCTGCGCCGGCAGTTCGCGCTGCTCAGGCCGCGCCCGCCGATCCGCCGCGGGCGACGGCATACCCCGAGCCACCGCGGCGGGGTCGACGGCCACGCCACGGTGCGGGCGCTGCTGCGGCAGATGGGCGAGCCCAGCCGGATCCGGCGTCGCCGGCGGGTCGACCGCCCGCGCAGGGTGGTGCTGCTGGTCGACGTGAGCGGCTCGATGAGCGCCTACGCCGACGCCCTGCTGCGCCTCGCGCACACGATGGTGCAGGCGGCACCCCGGTCGACCGAGGTGTTCACCGTCGGCACGCGGCTGACCCACGTGACGCGCGCCCTGCGCGAGCGGGACCCGGACCGGGCGCTGCTCGCCGCCGGCGAGGTCGTGCCGGACTGGTCGGGCGGGACTCGGCTGGGGGAGTCGCTGGCGGTGTTCCTGCGCCGGTGGGGACGACGGGGCATGGCCCGCGGTGCGGTCGTGGTGGTGTTCAGCGACGGGTGGGAGCGCGCCGCGCCGGAGCTGCTCGGTGAGCAGCTACGCGCGCTGCGCTCCCTGGCTCACCGCGTGGTGTGGGTCAACCCGCACCGCGGCAAGGAAGGGTATGCACCGGTGCAGGCCGGCATCGTCGCCGTCCTGCCCCACGTCGACGACTTCATCGCGGGACACTCGCTGGCCGCCTTCGAAGAGGTGCTCTCCGTGGTGGGCGGCGCGGCGGGCGTGAGAACCTAG
- a CDS encoding nitric-oxide reductase large subunit translates to MSLTDKTAQQNPKSEIAISKGWVQGVALVLLFGFFVMGVLAYRTYTASMPLPQEVVSESGEVVYTGEEITSGQNIFLTRGLQQYGSIVGHGAYLGPDYTAEYLRLSSEHIYDSLVQQGVQDPQAATAQMQRTNRYDEASGTLVLTPEQVSAFEEITQHYARFFGEPTTAHGLIPSKITDPQDIHDLTAFYGWTAWASAAERPGLDYSYTNNWPPEPRVNNQPTADILVWSGISLVALLAGLGVLFAAYGRWSENLGWKGSDTTSLRFLQPGEVGITKAQKSTAWFFLVISLLFLIQATVGASVEHYRVELEGFFGFDLAQIFPFNLARTWHVQLSLLWTAAAFLAAAIFLAPIISGREPRGQHLLSYGLLGALALVVVGMLGGTAISIYGPDWAEGSPFFSQQWEYLDLPRFFQILLVIGLFLWFLIIVRAIRSRLCTESKFNMPWLFTYAALAIPAFYAVGLLAMNTTHLTVAEFWRFWVVHLWVEDFLELFTTVMVAYLFVMLGVVRRKIAIQLIFLDVILYSVGGVIGTMHHLYFSGTPVEHMALGAVFSALEVIPLTFLTIEAWTFLQLGARQESRSSAPFPHRWAVMFLVAVGFWNFLGAGVFGFLVNLPIVSYFQIGTALTANHAHGAMMGVYGMLAVGLALFALRYIIPPQRWPDRLASISFWSLNIGLAWMMFATLLPLGTLQLWASVNQGYYEARTLAYLTQPGNVALEWMRMPGDVIFLIGGILPFVYITYLGVRYGVRPTVTSMEPETLFVVESPEAREDRTGRSTASATATVTTAEIPPRRGYASDRRRDDGDGAAR, encoded by the coding sequence GTGAGCCTGACAGACAAAACCGCGCAGCAGAACCCGAAGTCTGAAATCGCGATATCCAAGGGCTGGGTGCAGGGTGTCGCGCTCGTGCTGCTCTTCGGGTTCTTCGTCATGGGGGTTCTGGCCTACCGGACCTACACCGCATCCATGCCGCTGCCCCAGGAGGTGGTCAGCGAGTCGGGGGAGGTGGTCTACACGGGGGAGGAGATCACGAGCGGCCAGAACATCTTCCTCACCCGAGGGCTGCAGCAGTACGGCTCCATCGTGGGCCATGGTGCCTACCTCGGCCCCGACTACACGGCCGAGTACCTCCGCCTGAGCAGCGAGCACATCTACGACTCGCTCGTGCAGCAGGGGGTGCAGGACCCGCAGGCCGCGACGGCGCAGATGCAGAGGACCAACCGGTACGACGAGGCCAGCGGCACCCTCGTCCTCACTCCGGAGCAGGTCAGTGCCTTCGAGGAGATCACGCAGCACTACGCACGCTTCTTCGGCGAACCGACCACCGCGCACGGGCTCATCCCCAGCAAGATCACCGACCCGCAGGACATCCACGACCTGACGGCCTTCTACGGCTGGACGGCCTGGGCGAGCGCGGCCGAACGCCCGGGGCTCGACTACTCCTACACCAACAACTGGCCTCCCGAGCCTCGCGTCAACAACCAGCCCACGGCCGACATCCTGGTCTGGTCAGGCATCTCTCTGGTCGCCCTGCTCGCGGGCCTCGGCGTGCTGTTCGCCGCCTACGGTCGCTGGAGCGAGAACCTGGGCTGGAAGGGCAGCGACACCACCAGCCTGCGCTTTCTCCAGCCCGGGGAGGTGGGGATCACCAAGGCGCAGAAGTCCACAGCCTGGTTCTTCCTGGTGATCTCTCTCCTGTTCCTCATCCAGGCCACCGTGGGCGCGTCCGTCGAGCACTACCGGGTCGAGCTCGAGGGCTTCTTCGGCTTCGACCTGGCGCAGATCTTCCCCTTCAACCTGGCCCGGACCTGGCACGTGCAGCTGTCCCTGCTGTGGACCGCTGCCGCCTTCCTGGCCGCCGCGATCTTCCTCGCCCCGATCATCTCCGGCCGCGAGCCACGCGGGCAGCACCTGCTGTCCTACGGCCTGCTGGGCGCCTTGGCGCTCGTGGTGGTGGGCATGCTGGGCGGCACCGCCATCAGCATCTACGGCCCGGACTGGGCCGAAGGATCCCCCTTCTTCTCCCAGCAGTGGGAGTATCTTGACCTCCCCAGGTTCTTCCAGATCCTCCTGGTGATCGGGCTGTTCCTGTGGTTCCTCATCATCGTCCGCGCGATCCGTTCGCGGCTGTGCACCGAGTCGAAGTTCAACATGCCATGGCTGTTCACCTATGCAGCCCTGGCCATCCCCGCCTTCTACGCGGTGGGGCTGCTGGCGATGAACACCACGCACCTGACGGTCGCCGAGTTCTGGCGCTTCTGGGTCGTGCACCTGTGGGTGGAGGACTTCCTCGAGCTGTTCACCACGGTCATGGTGGCCTACCTGTTCGTCATGCTCGGCGTGGTGCGCCGCAAGATCGCCATCCAGCTCATCTTCCTGGACGTCATCCTCTACTCGGTGGGTGGCGTGATCGGCACCATGCACCACCTCTACTTCTCCGGCACCCCGGTCGAGCACATGGCGCTCGGCGCGGTGTTCTCCGCCCTGGAGGTCATCCCCCTCACCTTCCTGACCATCGAGGCCTGGACGTTCCTGCAGCTGGGAGCCAGGCAGGAGTCGCGCTCGAGCGCACCCTTCCCGCACCGCTGGGCGGTCATGTTCCTCGTCGCAGTCGGGTTCTGGAACTTCCTCGGCGCGGGCGTCTTCGGCTTCCTGGTGAACCTGCCCATCGTGTCCTACTTTCAGATCGGCACTGCCCTGACCGCCAACCATGCCCACGGCGCCATGATGGGCGTGTACGGCATGCTGGCCGTCGGTCTGGCGCTGTTCGCGCTGCGCTACATCATCCCGCCGCAGAGATGGCCCGACCGTCTGGCCAGCATCTCCTTCTGGTCGCTCAACATCGGTTTGGCCTGGATGATGTTCGCCACCCTGCTGCCGCTGGGCACGCTGCAGCTCTGGGCCTCGGTCAACCAGGGCTACTACGAGGCCCGCACCCTGGCCTACCTCACCCAACCGGGCAACGTGGCGCTGGAGTGGATGCGCATGCCCGGGGACGTGATTTTCCTCATCGGCGGCATCCTGCCGTTCGTCTACATCACCTATCTCGGCGTGCGGTATGGCGTCAGGCCGACGGTCACGAGCATGGAGCCGGAGACCCTCTTCGTCGTGGAGAGCCCCGAGGCCCGCGAGGACCGCACCGGCCGCTCCACCGCCTCGGCGACGGCGACGGTCACCACCGCCGAGATACCACCGCGGAGGGGGTACGCCTCGGACCGCCGACGCGACGACGGGGACGGGGCGGCGAGGTGA